The genomic stretch GTGCTTCTAGCACAAGCTTGAGCCTCCTAAAGTCAACGCATGTTCTTGAAATGCCAGTATGAAGCACTTCTTACGGGTAGCTCCACGCTCACATCGCTGTCACAGTCCCATGTGTTTTCGGTCGGCGGTTCTGTTTCTATTGGCTCTTCTTTCCTCCTGTGACGCCCAAGATCCACTTCACCTGTCGGCAAGGCCGTGGCGAAAGTATCCAACGAGCCCCGATAGAAGCCACTTTTCCCGTTCGCGTCCAATTCCACATGCGTACGGGGACCTAAGTGCACACTTTCTGGACAACGAGGAAATCAAAACTGACCGAAGAGCACGGCGATGGCAAGTCAACCTGAAAACCAGAAATATTGGCCGGCTATCTTGGTCCAGCCGAATCATATGGACAAACATTGCGACCTTTGCTGCCCAGGCTTGGAAGCCTTCGTTTACTCAATGGGGTATAAAAGTATCCGAGAAGATTTTGCGTGGCGAAGAACTGTACAGACTTATTACTCCAGTGTTCCTACATGGCGGCTTCGGTCATATTTTTACAAATATGATTTCGCTGAGCAGAGTCGGACCAGATGTGGAGCGATTGTTTGGATCAGGACGATTTCTGACAACGTACATGGTTTCTGGAATGACAGGCAATCTTCTTTCTGCATATATGTCTCCCAACCCTGGTTTAGGCGCTAGCGGAGCCGTTTTTGGGGTCGTCGGCGCGTACTATGTTTTTTTGACCCGCAATGAGTGGTTACTTGGACCAGCGGGACAAAGCGTCACATCTAGTATTACACAAACGATGCTGTTTAATATTTTCCTGGGTGCATTGAATCCAGTTATTGATAATTGGGCTCATCTGGGCGGCGCTCTTGGTGGTGCGGCAATGGGCTACTACTTTGGACCGCGACTTTACCTAGTAGAACTTCCAGAAGGTGGACGTATAGTGATGGATCGCCCAATCGCTCGCCTTCCTAGAAACATAGAATCGATTCCCGGGAATCTGGCGGGGCAAATCAAACGAATAACACGACGGATGCAGGTTGAAAGATACAAGACAGAGATGCCGACAAGGCCTTggcaacaacgacaacaacacaTGCGACAAACGGCACCAAACCGTTCAATCAAACCTGGTCCAGTGGATTAAGCACAGAATGTAGTCGCATCGTTTACGTGCTATTCTGTTATCCATGCGATTTCTCTGCACAGCTATGCTACAGAAACGAAGTTTCTTATGTTGCTTTACAGGAAAAGCTGCGTTCCCGGCTCTAGTCGCGACGGAGTTTGCCCTCTACTATAGAAAGCGTGTTGTACAGAATACCAGTACGCACGAAGTTAAAAATTTCTCTCTTCCGGAAGCAGAATGAAAGACGAGCCAAAATTCTCGACCGCTTCTTGCAGAAGTTGCTGCATGATTTCCAGGTTCTCTTTAATGTTCGTTTTTTAGTCGTACAGACTTGGTTGTTATTGAAAAGTCAGACCAGTCGTATGGGAGGCATTTCTGCTTCACACCTCCGGGCCGTGGAATACAGTCTCCCTGTGCTCGATCTTGAATTTTTTTCAAGTTGCtctcgacgaagccaaagGTGGGGACTCTCAGGTATTCGTATTTTTGGATACCATCCAAGTGAAAAGATGTATCGCCGTAGCAACACCATTCATGGTAGTCCTCGTAACATATCATCTCAGTTGCGTTGGGGTTCACTTCACAAAAAGCTTTCACAGTCCGTCGCTGCAGTTTTGGCTTTGTTAATACTAGCGAAAGAGGAAGGGATTGTGTGAAGCTGCTGGGTCTAGCTGACAAAACCACATCACTGTAACTCAGCAGCATCATATCTGCAAAGGCGCCTTCCCATCCTGTCAGACAAACGTTTCCATCATTGATCACTGAGCCACGTTCCCCGAAAAAGACGCCAGATCCTGGTGGGGGATGTTGCTGTTCAAACTGAACGACTGGTATTTTGCCTCTGAGAAGGACACGAAATTTTGAAATCAAGTCTGGAGTATCCGTCGCGACAAACAGTATCGATGGTCCCCAATCTTGATTGAGAATCAAGGTAACAATCCTTTGTAACCACCTCTCTTTGTCGTGAATACTGCGCCCCCTACTGGCAAAATCTCCGACCTCACCATTTCCTGCTCGAATGTGTATTCCAATGCTTGTAACATTTGCaaaatgtcgtcgtcgaaagTCATCCACCTGGGCTTTCGCCGAAAAGCGCTCACGAAGACCAGAATAGAATTCCGAGTCCGCGAGGTCTTTATCAGATGAGCATGCGCAACTTTTGTTTGGTCCTTTCCGAATCAGCTTAACAAAGCCCCCAACCTCGTTGTTTACACGGGTGAATCTGCCTATGTCAGTCACGTTGACAAGATCAGAGAGTGGCTGTGGACCAAAAAGGTAATCAAAAACTTCCACACTATCACAGTATCCCCAGAAGCTGCGAAGGCTATACCCTAGTTTTCGGGCGAGGTAGCTAGCGTCCGCAATCTTGGAGATTCGGTGACCTGCACCGCAACATGCCATGTAGTCAACGGAAGACATCCGATAGGCGTCTTCCTTTGTTATGACCCCTGCATCGTCAGGTTTTTTACAAGTCAAACTAGATGGACGACTGGTTCCGGAAAAGAAGGTTAGAATAGAAGACGTCGGAGTAGATGTTGATTGTGGGCCTGCAGTGAGACAAAGCGAAATTGTCAACGACGCGAAAATCAATCCGAATAAAATGGTATATGTTTGGAGGGTCACAGTAGCACGGTTGCGCCTAAGAATCCCCCTCAGCGTCCCGTTGCGTTTCATGTAAGCAACTCTGTCTTTTGCGCAACGCTTTGTTTTGGTGGATTGATTCAAACTTTATTGACGTAGAGGGTGCTTTCAGTAGTCATTACAGGAGGGTTGGGTTGCTTCGGGAAGTATTCGGTCGTGATATTCTAACACATTTATTCGATGCCCAGACGGCTCAGCAAAAACGTACGAGAACTTTGGCAATTTTATCAGACATGACAAAGACTAGTGTCTATTCTCCTGGACGTTCCCCTCATATGAGGGTACACTTACCCTCATATGAGGGTATAAAGAAACAGCCAAAAACCGATGGAAAGCAGACGGACGTCGTGTTATTATCGCGACAAAATTAAAAAACTACCTTTTGCTATTACAGTCCTTATAGCTATGTTGATAATGCTTACAATTTATTTTAAAACCATGCAGTGAAAGGTCAACAAACGTAGTGCTCATGGACAGTTTGCAAGTGCGCAGAGAAGCACATTTTACCTTTATCAGTAGGACAAATCCACTGCTCTTTTGACTTTTCTGGATTGTCTTTGCAAAGGGAGCAACAATactttgtcttcttcatACACTCTTTGCAATTGCCCTGTAGTGCATGATTTGAattctttcgttttcgcttAGTTGGAGTTAGATGTGCATGTGTCCCCATTCTTGGGGAGCCATCTGATGGGTTGATGGCTgaagctgttgctgctgccgtCCGTGCAGCTCGCGGAGTGCGCAGGTTGACCTGCCCTAGTGTATTATCAATCAGCTCTTCTGCCAAATTACCATAGAACTCTTTCTGGGTTTCCCCCCCTCCCTTGGGATAGGTCAGCTCTTTGTACATACGAAATGAATTCACTGCAATCATTGAAAAAATTGTCAAGCCAACCCGTTTATCCCAGAAGTGGGTCACCAATTTTCGCTCCACACCAAGTGTATCCTGTCGGTCGCGATTATGCTGATCAATCTTTCCACATGAATTGTAGTAGACTTCAGCCACCTTTGGCTGAGGCACTTCTAGTGTTACTTGTGTGGCGGGTGCATTTGGTGCTTGGTCTTCTTGCCTCCATCGTTTTCTGATGTACGGAGAACCTGGAGTCAGCCCATATGCATTTGAAATGAAGTACCGCCGCTCCCGGTCAATCCAAACACATGCAACCATTGAAGGCTTTCCATCCTCTGTCCGTGACACCAAACCACTCCTTGCACCATTTGGAGAGGTGAACGGTAATCTCTGAAGGTAGGCTAACGGGAACTTCTTTGTTGCCGTCTTCACGACCCCTATGAATTTCAACCCAATCCGTCTCATCTCTTCTGCTGCCCCAACTGAAGCAAAGTAGGAGTCTGCGCATACAATCCTACCATTGCGAGCCCACGGGTAGACCAGTTCCTTGAGAACAATAGTTCCATGTAAGAGCCCATTGTCATGCTCCTGCACATTTCTGTCTTCCTCTTCTGCTGTCTTAACTAGCCTTAGCCGAATCATGATGCCACTCTTTCCACACGCCGCACATTGTATCTCGCATCCATTGTCTGGTTTCCGGTTGATTGCAACATACATTGGCAATCCAATGTTGATCCAATGTCCACCCTGGCCATACCAGCGGGAGATAGATTCATCTACACATATGACCTCTGTTGGTCCAAAAACTTCTGCCATGTATTTGTTGAACTCTTCAACAAAACCGTCAATCAACAACCAACGGTACTGCTCGGACGACATGGCCTGGGGACGCTCCGTTGGTTGATAACCAAAACGAAGGCAAGACCAGATGTTGTCAAAGCGATCTCGCGACATTCCAGTTTTGCCAAATGCTGGTGCCGATATATATTTAGATGGTGCAATAGTAGACCACAGACTTGCCCTGCTTTCAAACTCAAACTTAGTTGACAAAATTATAACACCAAAGAACTTCAGTAGCTCAGGAAATGCTGTTGACTGTCTTCCTCTCAACATGAGGGCCATGTTTGTGTTCCTACAGAGGCTTGTGAGTGCCTTTGGGGGGAATGCCAACAGGAATACATCCAAGCGCGACATGTATTTTTGTTCGTTGCTTCCGGGATGCAGAGTTTCTCCAATGGGAGTTGTCAATGACCATTTTCGGGCTGGCGTTGACGCAACCGGATCCAATATAGCTTCTGAATCATCATACCAATCAACACCATGCTTTGTTACAACTGGGATATCTGGAGAGTTGACAACTGGTGGAAGAGCAGGAGCTACAGTTGCACCACCAAGAAGTGTGCTATCAAGTGTATCAGTTGGAGGCTGGGCGGAAATTGGCGGGATGTTGGCAGCAATGGCAGTTCCCACAAGTGGTATTGTCTCCAAAGGTGATGGTGGGGTCCAGAGTGGTGACCAGATCTCAATACTCTTCATGTGAAGAGTCTTCTCCTTTGTACAGCCATCTCCAAAATCAAACCTTGCAAACACTGTGTTCAATCTTCGGTTTCTTGTTGGGTTCAATGTGCTTTTGACCAAGACAACCACACCCTCAACCTCCATTTGCTTTGCGAAAATCCCAAATCGTCGTGAGCATTCCTTCAAGTTTGTCACACAAATTGCCTTTGCTTTGCACTTTGCACCCGTTTTGAGGCTTTCCACCTTGCTTGGAGTCCTCTTGGGTGTATTTGTCGCGGCCTGGGAAGCCATGGTAGGTGTAAAATGAAGCCGAGAGCGGAACTGTGTAACTTGCGATGCGAAGAATTTTACAGTTTTTGTTTCGCGACAAAAATTGCGGTCGTCGTTTTCAACACGTCATTACTCCAGCACATCACTGATTGACCATCTGCCCATTTGCCCGAAGACATTATTGAGTATGCTGAATAAGACAAGATTGACAGTAATATCTAGTTTTACATATCCAAACCATTAGATAGGGTGTCAAAATGACCATCATCCAAGAGTCTTGAGGTGTTTTGTTTTCATCTTGGCGCGAAAATAACACGACGTCCGTCTGCTTTCCATCGGTTTTTGGCTGTTTTTTCACACCCCGACGAAAATGGACGAAAATGGAAGCCGTCGTTTTCAACACGTCGTTACTCCAACACATCACCGATTGACCATCTGCCCATTTGCCCGACGACATTATTGAGTATGCTGAATAAGACAAGATTGACAGTAATATCTAGTTTTACATATCCAAACCATTAGATAGGGTGTCAAAAAGACCCTCATATGAGGGTCAGACCCTCATATGAGGGTTAcagtagaatagacactagcAAAAGGCACAGTAAAGTAGGAAACCCCTAcggcaagcatatcggggttctttatccctttatcttgggcAGTCTTGGGAGACCAGGGAAATCCCCGTGACGTAGGGTAAGTGACACGAGTAATCACAAATAACGCATCGAAAGGATGAATTTTTCGATATGTGACAAGATCAAATCGGCGGATCTATGTAACATAAGTTACAATAACAATAAACCCTTTTACAATCTAGCAGAACAAAAGGTTTAACCCTGCTGAGGAAAGGCCCATAATCTCCTGGCCGAAACTAGGTGATGTAGTTGTGTATGTATGAAATGTTTTTTATAGAATTGTATGTATGAAATGGCAGCATTAACAATGCAAGTGTTTTACCCATGATGCCAGTAATATTGACTACAAACAAATGTGACACAGCTTTGAAGATAGGCCATGCCAGAACTTCCCCCTTGCAATTGACCTGCACTTCTTTTATTAGACAAGCAACTTGCAGGTCATTGAAGCTGTCATCTCTTTTCCGCTTGACCTGCTATGTACACCTGGTAGATCTCCAGGAACAGTCACTTGTTCTATTTCCAGGAAATGTGCCGGTGCTGCATGGCATATGCGACATCAGAGACCTGGATCAGGTGATAGATCACAATTGTAGCATTGCGGCTTGTCATGCCTTTACAAGTCTTCCTGTACAATTGGGTCTGCCGTGAAGGCTGTGACGGCCTTCTCCCAGCGTGCGTTACGAACGGCTTCGAGATCCGGATTCATCATGTCCGTTGACATGACTGAGTTGACCACTAAATATTGGAACTGGGCATTCTCCACGTCCGTGGAAAAGTGGCGGTTTGCAGGACTTTGAAGCTGTCGTCTTGCAAACAGGTCCCAGGTCAGATTAACGGTGTTCTGCTCAGCGACACTCTTCCCCTGGTAGAACGTGGCAATTTTCCTGCTTTCCTTCACCGGCTGTGCGTTGGGAACTCCAATGTGGTCAATGTCATGGATTAATGCCGAAAAGATGCCTCATCAGATTGAAAGAGGAGACGGGTAATGGCTGACTGCTTTTCCTGCGAAATAGAATGTacaactgtgcaatgggcGCTCGGCAATTGGGCACGAAAATAATCGTTTCTTGTTTGAATCGACAAGCCTGCACGCCAGACAGCATTTACAGATATAACGCAAATATAACTGCAAAAAAGTTCTGTATGTGTCACCTATCCTACGTCACCGGAGATTTCACTCTAGTGTGCACAAATATTTGTGATTACTTGTGTCACTTACCCTACGTCACGGGGATTTCCCCGGTCTCCcagtctttgttttacgtctttttatcgtatctacaatcctttggtcccacagacacgttttagcccgttatcgttgcagttttctaaaCGCACTCTCGACCCAGCTTAGGTACTTGCTGTTGACAATTCTAGATTCTGGCCGGATTGGTGATTTTGCGGACTAATTGCGACCggattagtgaatttcctctattttctttttgtcgctaTTAGCAATCTTtctgaggaaattcgctaaatgGGTAATCAGACCctgccaaatccactaaCTGTGAAAACAATTTTCCCAtgagaataaaaacacttagaatTTATGTGATTcttcccaaatagcgaaaatttcacccctgctcatcccaaatagcgaattcTCTCTTCTTTCTTGTATACTTGCCCATTTTCGAATCTTCCATAGCATGCAGGATACTTACATAAAAGGTAAATTTGTCAACGGAAAAATGCTTTATAAGTATTTTTGGTTACTCACAGTAGCACCCTTTAGTGGATTTTACATGGTCTGagcacccatttagcgaatttccttAATCGTTTTTGACACGGTAGAAGTCCCTAACCCTGTTAGTTCGTTTCGCCCACCCCTAACCCATTTCTGAAACTATCCAAGTCGGAATTTACATtaaagagaaaattcggtatttgggatgagcaggggtgaaatttttgctatttgggaaaaatcactctgtttctaagtgtttttattctcgcgcGAAATACGTTttaagtaatctttttaTTTAAGAAAAACCCCATATCCTCTGTTAGAtcacaaggattgttttcacGTGGTCATCCCTTCACATTAACAGTCAGTTGCCTCCAATGGTGAGGACTTGGGGATGCATTGACTCATGCAAACAATTAATAATtttccaaccaacaaaagtCAGAAACACAACTACTACGAAGCTAgaaattgttggccttgccgtcTTGGATGGACAAATATAGTATAGAAAATTATTTTCTGCCAAAGTACATTGCAAGTGCGTCATATGTCCGTCACTCTGGACCGTTGGCATTTGGATGTCACGTCGCACTTCATCCCTTCCATGCGTTGTTTGGTGCAAACCGCCACGGGACGCAACGCGTCGATCAAGCAGGTACCTTTCGCCGTTGTGGATTGCATCCAGAGTGGGCCCCACACAACGCGCTTTCGGACGGCGGAACGCTGTAATGGTGCTACCCTTGTTTGGAGACCCTCCGCCAACACGGTCGACAGCTTGTTGATTGTCAACTACTCCTTTGACACGCAcgcgttggaaaccttggacaTTATTGTCCCAAACATTGtgacgtttgttgcgctTCTGACCACCCTTGAGGATTTGTATTCtgatttttgacgacggcgtaACGGTGACTAAAGGTACTGCACTGAACGTATTGCACATGATTCCCTTCTCGTAGGAGCAAACCAAacgccaaggcttcggcagtGTCCCATTCGATACCTTCGCCATTTCCTGACGTGCCTTAAagattttggccatttgaCAATACCTGGAACCGTTCCGGGTCGGATTCCTATCTTGCGCAAAGTCCATCTTATTGCCGGTACGACGAATACGACTAATCTGCGACGGCCCTTTGAAACTGGTCCACCTGGAGCTCAACCAATCCgtctccttttccacatacatcttggaagcttccaaatccttctcgTAGCTTTCCAACGTAAAGTCACCGATCTCTTGACATTCTTCTTTGGATAAggttccttcttcaatcaatcacttttcgacaatttccAGGGTTGGTGGGTGTTGAGAGATTTCCTTATAGAGTTTGGGTTGCGTAAAGGCCGGCTGATCCAATTTGTTGTGACCATTACAACGGTAGCAGACCATCTCAATAATGACATCCATGCCCCATTCGTGACGTCATTCGACGGCGGTCTCGAGTGCCGTCGATACTGCTAGGGGATCATTGCCGTTGCAGTGAAAGATGGGGCAAGTGAAGGCCTTGCCCAAATCCGACGAGTAGGGCGTCGAGCGCAAATGTAGGGGGTTGGTGGTGAA from Phaeodactylum tricornutum CCAP 1055/1 chromosome 12, whole genome shotgun sequence encodes the following:
- a CDS encoding predicted protein; amino-acid sequence: MCFRSAVLFLLALLSSCDAQDPLHLSARPWRKYPTSPDRSHFSRSRPIPHAYGDLSAHFLDNEEIKTDRRARRWQVNLKTRNIGRLSWSSRIIWTNIATFAAQAWKPSFTQWGIKVSEKILRGEELYRLITPVFLHGGFGHIFTNMISLSRVGPDVERLFGSGRFLTTYMVSGMTGNLLSAYMSPNPGLGASGAVFGVVGAYYVFLTRNEWLLGPAGQSVTSSITQTMLFNIFLGALNPVIDNWAHLGGALGGAAMGYYFGPRLYLVELPEGGRIVMDRPIARLPRNIESIPGNLAGQIKRITRRMQVERYKTEMPTRPWQQRQQHMRQTAPNRSIKPGPVD
- a CDS encoding predicted protein, which encodes MYVEKETDWLSSRWTSFKGPSQISRIRRTGNKMDFAQDRNPTRNGSRYCQMAKIFKARQEMAKVSNGTLPKPWRLVCSYEKGIMCNTFSAVPLVTVTPSSKIRIQILKGGQKRNKRHNVWDNNVQGFQRVRVKGVVDNQQAVDRVGGGSPNKGSTITAFRRPKARCVGPTLDAIHNGERYLLDRRVASRGGLHQTTHGRDEVRRDIQMPTVQSDGHMTHLQCTLAENNFLYYICPSKTARPTISSFVVVVFLTFVGWKIINCLHESMHPQVLTIGGN
- a CDS encoding predicted protein, yielding MKRNGTLRGILRRNRATVTLQTYTILFGLIFASLTISLCLTAGPQSTSTPTSSILTFFSGTSRPSSLTCKKPDDAGVITKEDAYRMSSVDYMACCGAGHRISKIADASYLARKLGYSLRSFWGYCDSVEVFDYLFGPQPLSDLVNVTDIGRFTRVNNEVGGFVKLIRKGPNKSCACSSDKDLADSEFYSGLRERFSAKAQVDDFRRRHFANVTSIGIHIRAGNGEVGDFASRGRSIHDKERWLQRIVTLILNQDWGPSILFVATDTPDLISKFRVLLRGKIPVVQFEQQHPPPGSGVFFGERGSVINDGNVCLTGWEGAFADMMLLSYSDVVLSARPSSFTQSLPLSLVLTKPKLQRRTVKAFCEVNPNATEMICYEDYHEWCCYGDTSFHLDGIQKYEYLRVPTFGFVESNLKKIQDRAQGDCIPRPGGVKQKCLPYDWSDFSITTKSVRLKNEH
- a CDS encoding predicted protein, translated to MASQAATNTPKRTPSKVESLKTGAKCKAKAICVTNLKECSRRFGIFAKQMEVEGVVVLVKSTLNPTRNRRLNTVFARFDFGDGCTKEKTLHMKSIEIWSPLWTPPSPLETIPLVGTAIAANIPPISAQPPTDTLDSTLLGGATVAPALPPVVNSPDIPVVTKHGVDWYDDSEAILDPVASTPARKWSLTTPIGETLHPGSNEQKYMSRLDVFLLAFPPKALTSLCRNTNMALMLRGRQSTAFPELLKFFGVIILSTKFEFESRASLWSTIAPSKYISAPAFGKTGMSRDRFDNIWSCLRFGYQPTERPQAMSSEQYRWLLIDGFVEEFNKYMAEVFGPTEVICVDESISRWYGQGGHWINIGLPMYVAINRKPDNGCEIQCAACGKSGIMIRLRLVKTAEEEDRNVQEHDNGLLHGTIVLKELVYPWARNGRIVCADSYFASVGAAEEMRRIGLKFIGVVKTATKKFPLAYLQRLPFTSPNGARSGLVSRTEDGKPSMVACVWIDRERRYFISNAYGLTPGSPYIRKRWRQEDQAPNAPATQVTLEVPQPKVAEVYYNSCGKIDQHNRDRQDTLGVERKLVTHFWDKRVGLTIFSMIAVNSFRMYKELTYPKGGGETQKEFYGNLAEELIDNTLGQVNLRTPRAARTAAATASAINPSDGSPRMGTHAHLTPTKRKRKNSNHALQGNCKECMKKTKYCCSLCKDNPEKSKEQWICPTDKGKMCFSAHLQTVHEHYVC